The following are encoded together in the Prunus dulcis unplaced genomic scaffold, ALMONDv2, whole genome shotgun sequence genome:
- the LOC117613179 gene encoding DNA polymerase zeta catalytic subunit-like: MRVLKCRDIPSLSFLCAGIHLMSSLHQSNYTWSSYKVRAYLQHQWKQILSGRVSLQDFVSAKEDKQTMLLLMGNSSSPSLAKIQRKL, translated from the exons ATGCGGGTTTTGAAATGCAGGGACATACCAAGCCTATCCTTTCTGTGTGCTGGGATCCATCTGATGAGTTCCTTGCATCAGTCAAATTATACATGGTCATCCTATAAG GTTAGAGCATACTTACAGCATCAATGGAAGCAGATTCTATCTGGAAGGGTGTCTCTTCAGGATTTTGTATCTGCAAAGGAG GATAAACAAACAATGTTATTGTTAATGGGAAATAGCAGCAGCCCATCATTAGCGAAGATTCAAAGGAAGCTATGA